The Montipora capricornis isolate CH-2021 chromosome 6, ASM3666992v2, whole genome shotgun sequence genome has a window encoding:
- the LOC138050416 gene encoding adenosine receptor A2b-like, translating to MINYTDKSRVYRQIITVNCVLNAPLMIASIAGNILILTAVLKSPTLRRSTSIMLLCSLAVSDLLVGFVVQPLYIADELISLKTENLLLHRLSGVLGFFLCGVSINTMTLISLDRMFLLLYHMRYRALITEFRIKFIIAIVWLSTLSSCSALYFWDKFVFHLITGFVISICVVICTFSYIKIYSIARRHQVQIQIEHQAVGGNSADSLDNLLMARTIKSAMNAFIFYIFLLICYVPQVVLLILFATVHKYWKPEWTFASTMIHMNSSVNPILYCWRLRELRLEVMRIGKQLLPKCRNSGQVNG from the coding sequence ATGATAAACTACACTGACAAAAGCAGAGTTTATAGACAAATCATCACAGTAAACTGTGTTCTCAACGCTCCATTGATGATAGCGTCCATTGCTGGTAATATTTTGATATTGACAGCTGTGTTGAAATCGCCTACCCTTCGCCGTTCAACTTCGATAATGTTGCTCTGTAGTCTTGCAGTTTCAGATCTCCTTGTTGGTTTTGTCGTTCAACCGCTTTACATTGCAGATGAACTTATAAGCCTGAAAACTGAAAATCTGTTATTGCACCGACTGTCTGGAGTATTGGGCTTTTTTCTCTGCGGAGTTTCTATTAACACAATGACCCTGATCAGTTTGGACAGAATGTTCCTTCTTCTTTATCATATGAGATACCGGGCTTTGATTACAGAATTTCGCATCAAGTTCATCATCGCCATTGTTTGGTTGAGCACGTTAAGTTCATGTTCGGCGCTGTACTTTTGGGACAAGTTTGTATTTCATTTGATAACAGGATTTGTCATCAGTATTTGCGTTGTCATTTGTACATTTTCTTACATCAAAATTTATTCAATTGCTCGTCGACATCAGGTTCAGATTCAAATCGAACATCAAGCGGTAGGTGGTAATTCAGCTGATTCCCTCGATAACTTGCTCATGGCTAGAACTATTAAAAGTGCGATGAAtgcttttatattttatatcttTCTTCTTATATGCTATGTTCCCCAAGTTGTTTTACTAATTTTGTTTGCAACTGTCCATAAGTATTGGAAACCGGAATGGACATTTGCCTCAACAATGATTCACATGAACTCGTCTGTGAACCCAATTTTGTACTGTTGGCGATTACGCGAACTTAGGTTAGAAGTGATGAGGATAGGAAAACAGTTGCTTCCCAAATGCCGGAATTCGGGACAAGTAAACGGTTAA